In one Neobacillus sp. CF12 genomic region, the following are encoded:
- the spoIIAA gene encoding anti-sigma F factor antagonist: MSLNIEMEIKHDVLLLRLSGELDHHTADELREKAANAIEKNDIRHIVLNLEQLSFMDSSGLGVILGRYKQIKQVHGEMVVCAISPAIQRLFDMSGMFKIIKLEPTEEFALQRLGVA, from the coding sequence GTGAGTCTTAACATTGAAATGGAAATAAAACATGATGTTTTATTGCTGCGATTAAGTGGAGAGCTTGATCATCATACAGCGGACGAATTACGAGAAAAAGCTGCTAATGCCATTGAAAAGAATGATATTCGTCATATAGTTTTAAATCTAGAACAGCTTTCTTTTATGGATAGCTCTGGGTTAGGTGTCATTTTAGGGCGATACAAGCAAATAAAGCAGGTGCATGGTGAAATGGTCGTATGTGCGATTTCCCCAGCAATACAACGATTATTCGATATGTCGGGGATGTTCAAGATCATAAAACTTGAACCGACTGAAGAGTTTGCATTGCAAAGATTGGGGGTGGCCTGA
- the sigF gene encoding RNA polymerase sporulation sigma factor SigF yields the protein MDVEVKKDKAQTYLKDHEVKELIKKSQDGDQAARDHIAEKNMRLVWSVVQRFLNRGYDPDDLFQIGCIGLLKSVDKFDLSYDVKFSTYAVPMIIGEIQRFIRDDGTVKVSRSLKEMGNRIRKAKDELSKTYGRIPTVNEISEHLQLSPEDVILAQEASRTPSSIHETVYENDGDPITLLDQIDDGNEGKWFDKIALKEAIRELDERERLIVYLRYYKDQTQSEVAVRLGISQVQVSRLEKKILQQMKDRMDL from the coding sequence ATGGATGTGGAGGTCAAAAAAGATAAAGCGCAAACGTATTTAAAGGACCATGAAGTTAAAGAGCTTATTAAGAAAAGCCAAGATGGCGACCAAGCAGCAAGAGACCATATTGCTGAAAAAAATATGCGTCTTGTTTGGTCCGTTGTCCAGCGGTTTCTAAACAGAGGATATGATCCAGATGATCTTTTCCAAATTGGATGTATCGGACTGCTGAAATCTGTAGATAAGTTTGATCTTTCCTATGATGTGAAGTTTTCTACCTATGCGGTTCCAATGATTATTGGTGAAATCCAAAGGTTTATTCGTGATGATGGAACGGTAAAGGTTAGCCGTTCTTTAAAGGAAATGGGAAACAGAATTCGAAAGGCGAAGGATGAATTATCGAAAACATATGGAAGAATTCCAACTGTTAACGAAATTTCAGAGCATCTTCAACTATCGCCAGAGGATGTTATTCTCGCCCAGGAAGCAAGTCGGACACCATCTTCTATTCATGAAACTGTTTATGAAAATGATGGTGATCCAATTACCTTGTTAGACCAGATCGATGATGGAAATGAAGGTAAATGGTTTGATAAAATTGCTTTAAAAGAAGCGATTCGGGAATTGGATGAACGTGAGCGACTTATAGTTTATTTACGCTATTATAAAGACCAAACGCAATCTGAAGTTGCAGTGAGGTTAGGGATTTCGCAGGTGCAAGTTTCAAGACTTGAAAAAAAGATTTTACAACAAATGAAGGACCGAATGGATCTCTAA
- the spoIIAB gene encoding anti-sigma F factor, whose amino-acid sequence MKNQMNLQFSALSQNESFARVTVASFIAQLDPTMDELTEIKTVVSEAVTNSIIHGYENDPNGIVYIQVTIEDNIVDISIKDVGLGIVDVEEARQPLFTTKPDLERSGMGFTIMENFMDEVEVLTQPGKGTEVRLKKHLHTSKMLCN is encoded by the coding sequence ATGAAGAATCAAATGAATCTTCAATTCAGCGCTTTAAGTCAAAATGAATCATTTGCCCGTGTCACAGTTGCTTCTTTTATTGCGCAGCTTGACCCTACAATGGATGAGTTGACTGAGATCAAAACAGTTGTTTCTGAAGCAGTAACAAATTCCATCATACATGGTTATGAAAATGACCCAAATGGGATTGTTTATATCCAGGTAACCATTGAAGACAATATAGTGGACATTTCAATCAAAGATGTCGGATTAGGTATTGTAGATGTGGAGGAAGCTCGACAGCCATTATTTACAACGAAGCCAGATCTAGAAAGATCTGGTATGGGATTCACTATCATGGAAAATTTCATGGATGAGGTTGAGGTTCTCACACAGCCAGGTAAAGGAACCGAAGTAAGACTAAAAAAGCATTTACACACAAGCAAAATGCTATGCAATTAA
- the deoB gene encoding phosphopentomutase, whose product MAINTYKRIFLIVMDSVGIGESPDADQFGDKGADTLGHIAEKMNGLNMPNMGKLGLSNIREIKGIEKVAKPLAYYTKMMEASNGKDTMTGHWEIMGLNIQTPFRVFPDGFPDELLSELEERTGRKIIGNKPASGTEILDELGEEHMKTGALIVYTSADSVLQIAAHEEIIPIEEQYKICKIARELTLDEKYMVGRVIARPFLGEPGNFKRTANRHDYALKPFDRTVMSEMKDAALDVIAIGKISDIYDGEGVTQSLRTISNMDGMDKLVQTLDMDFTGMSFLNLVDFDALFGHRRDPEGYGNALEEYDARLPEVFAKMKDDDLLIITADHGNDPVAPGTDHTREYVPLIVYSKQMTEGKELPIRETFADIGATVADNFKVKMPNFGKSFLQELN is encoded by the coding sequence ATGGCTATAAATACATATAAACGTATATTTCTGATCGTAATGGACTCTGTAGGAATTGGGGAATCTCCGGATGCAGACCAATTTGGTGATAAGGGTGCAGATACGCTGGGACATATTGCTGAAAAAATGAATGGACTCAACATGCCAAACATGGGGAAATTAGGCTTGAGTAATATCCGTGAGATTAAAGGAATAGAAAAAGTAGCAAAACCATTAGCATACTATACAAAAATGATGGAAGCTTCGAACGGTAAAGACACTATGACAGGCCATTGGGAGATTATGGGGTTGAATATTCAAACACCTTTTCGGGTATTTCCCGATGGATTTCCAGATGAGTTGCTTTCAGAATTAGAGGAACGCACAGGTCGAAAGATTATTGGCAATAAACCCGCTAGTGGAACGGAAATTCTTGATGAACTAGGGGAAGAGCATATGAAAACAGGAGCATTGATTGTTTATACTTCTGCGGATTCTGTACTTCAAATAGCAGCTCATGAAGAAATCATTCCAATTGAAGAGCAATATAAAATTTGTAAAATTGCCCGTGAATTAACCCTAGATGAAAAGTATATGGTGGGTCGTGTTATTGCCCGACCATTCTTAGGTGAACCAGGTAATTTTAAAAGAACTGCTAACCGTCATGACTATGCATTAAAACCATTTGACAGAACGGTTATGAGTGAGATGAAAGACGCTGCTTTAGATGTAATTGCAATTGGAAAAATTTCTGATATCTATGATGGAGAAGGTGTAACCCAGTCACTTAGAACCATTTCCAATATGGATGGTATGGATAAACTAGTGCAGACACTTGATATGGACTTTACGGGAATGAGTTTCTTGAATTTAGTAGATTTTGATGCTTTATTTGGACATCGACGTGATCCAGAAGGCTATGGAAATGCACTTGAAGAATATGATGCACGCTTACCGGAAGTTTTTGCCAAGATGAAAGATGATGATTTATTGATCATTACGGCAGACCATGGTAATGATCCAGTAGCACCTGGAACGGACCACACACGTGAATATGTCCCATTGATCGTCTATTCTAAGCAAATGACAGAAGGTAAAGAACTTCCTATTCGCGAAACATTTGCTGACATTGGGGCAACGGTAGCAGATAACTTTAAAGTGAAGATGCCTAATTTCGGAAAAAGCTTCTTACAAGAACTGAATTAA
- the lysA gene encoding diaminopimelate decarboxylase, with protein MYFYGTTGVNGKGNLEIGGVDAVELAEQFGTPLYVYDVSLMRERARGFKQTFDEQNVKAQVAYASKAFSTIAMLQLAEEEGLSLDVVSGGELYTAIAAGFPAERIHFHGNNKSREELEMALDNTIGCIVVDNFYELELLKTICLEKNESISILLRVTPGIEAHTHDYILTGQEDSKFGFDLQNGQAEEAIVTALRFNQFNVLGLHCHIGSQIFETTGFLLAAEKIVGKMNQWKNTLNFEAKVLNLGGGFGIRYTSEDEPLLPSQYVSEIIKEVKKLIQQNSMTMPEIWIEPGRSLVGDAGTTLYQIGSSKEVPGVRKYLAVDGGMSDNIRPALYQAKYEAVLANKPLAEATNKVSIAGKCCESGDMLIWDLPLPETSDDDLLAVFCTGAYGYSMANNYNRIPRPAVVFVENGKATLVVKRETYEDLLRLDLPLK; from the coding sequence ATGTATTTTTACGGGACAACAGGCGTAAACGGCAAGGGTAATTTGGAAATAGGCGGAGTAGATGCAGTAGAGTTGGCCGAGCAATTTGGAACTCCTCTCTATGTTTATGACGTATCCTTAATGAGGGAAAGAGCTAGAGGATTTAAGCAGACTTTTGATGAACAAAATGTTAAAGCGCAAGTTGCCTATGCCAGTAAGGCCTTTTCGACGATTGCCATGCTTCAGCTTGCCGAGGAAGAAGGATTATCTCTTGATGTAGTCTCGGGTGGAGAATTATATACAGCTATTGCAGCTGGTTTTCCAGCCGAAAGAATTCATTTTCATGGTAACAATAAAAGCAGAGAAGAACTAGAAATGGCGCTTGACAACACAATAGGCTGTATTGTAGTTGATAATTTTTATGAATTAGAACTATTAAAAACAATCTGTCTTGAAAAAAATGAATCCATCAGTATTTTGCTTAGGGTTACTCCTGGAATTGAAGCACATACACATGATTACATCTTAACTGGTCAGGAAGATTCGAAATTTGGATTTGATTTGCAGAATGGACAAGCGGAGGAAGCTATAGTAACTGCCCTTCGATTTAATCAATTTAATGTTTTAGGATTACATTGTCATATAGGATCACAAATATTTGAGACTACAGGGTTCTTACTCGCTGCTGAAAAAATTGTCGGCAAAATGAATCAATGGAAAAATACTCTTAACTTTGAAGCAAAGGTACTTAATTTAGGCGGAGGTTTCGGCATCCGCTATACCAGCGAAGATGAACCGCTATTACCTTCACAATATGTTAGTGAAATTATTAAAGAGGTAAAGAAGTTAATTCAGCAGAACTCGATGACAATGCCGGAAATATGGATAGAGCCGGGACGATCACTTGTTGGTGACGCAGGTACAACATTATATCAAATAGGATCATCTAAAGAGGTTCCTGGTGTAAGAAAATATTTAGCTGTAGACGGTGGGATGAGTGACAATATTAGACCTGCGCTCTATCAAGCTAAGTATGAAGCTGTACTAGCTAATAAGCCATTAGCTGAGGCCACTAATAAGGTTTCTATTGCGGGAAAATGCTGTGAATCTGGTGATATGTTAATTTGGGATTTGCCTCTTCCAGAAACAAGTGATGACGATCTTCTGGCTGTTTTTTGTACTGGCGCCTATGGCTATTCGATGGCAAATAATTATAATCGGATACCTCGTCCGGCAGTTGTTTTCGTCGAAAATGGGAAAGCCACACTCGTGGTTAAAAGAGAAACGTATGAAGATTTACTACGATTAGACTTGCCATTAAAATAA
- a CDS encoding D-alanyl-D-alanine carboxypeptidase family protein: protein MKRYISLLVVALLLTSLWIPSVSAEEKTSSDITNNVRSAILIERDTGQILYEKNSNEELPPASMTKIMTMLLIMEAIDKGKLKWDENVRTSEYAASMGGSQIFLEPGEEMTVKQMLQGIAIGSGNDASVAMAEKIAGSEEAFVDMMNDKVKELGLKNTIFKNTTGLPGSGHYSSAHDMAIMAKELLKYEDITKFTGMYEAYLRENTDKKFWLVNTNKLVRFYPGVDGLKTGFTAEAKYCLTATAQKDGMRVIAVVFGAPTSKERNAQVTKMLNYAFAQYQTHPMYKRNQVIGDAHVNKGKDKKVEAITSEPLSLLTKKGEKTEDVKRKVILKKDLNAPVNKGDTVGTIQLVKNGKVVLESELVAKNDVKEANWWTLYKRSFGMFTKAGK, encoded by the coding sequence ATGAAACGATATATCTCTTTACTAGTAGTAGCCTTGTTACTTACAAGTTTATGGATTCCATCTGTATCCGCAGAAGAAAAAACGAGCTCTGATATAACAAATAATGTAAGGTCAGCGATTTTAATTGAGCGCGATACAGGTCAAATTCTTTATGAGAAAAATAGTAATGAGGAGCTTCCACCAGCTAGTATGACAAAAATAATGACCATGCTGCTTATTATGGAAGCAATTGATAAAGGAAAACTAAAATGGGATGAAAATGTTCGTACGAGTGAGTATGCTGCCTCAATGGGAGGGTCGCAAATCTTCCTTGAACCTGGAGAAGAAATGACGGTTAAACAAATGCTCCAGGGGATTGCGATTGGTTCTGGAAATGATGCTTCTGTAGCAATGGCAGAGAAAATTGCAGGATCAGAAGAAGCCTTTGTTGATATGATGAATGACAAAGTCAAGGAACTTGGTTTAAAGAATACGATCTTTAAAAATACTACAGGTCTTCCAGGAAGCGGTCATTATAGTTCAGCACATGATATGGCGATTATGGCCAAGGAGCTATTAAAATATGAAGACATTACAAAATTCACGGGAATGTATGAAGCGTATCTACGTGAAAATACAGATAAAAAATTCTGGCTTGTCAATACCAATAAATTAGTGCGCTTTTATCCAGGCGTAGATGGTCTAAAGACAGGATTTACAGCTGAAGCGAAGTATTGTTTAACAGCAACTGCGCAAAAGGATGGCATGCGCGTAATTGCGGTCGTTTTTGGAGCGCCGACATCAAAAGAAAGAAATGCCCAAGTGACAAAGATGCTCAATTATGCTTTTGCCCAATATCAAACACACCCAATGTACAAACGTAATCAAGTGATTGGCGATGCTCATGTTAACAAAGGCAAAGACAAGAAAGTTGAAGCAATAACAAGTGAACCTCTATCTTTACTCACAAAAAAAGGTGAGAAAACAGAAGATGTTAAACGAAAAGTAATATTAAAAAAAGACCTTAACGCCCCTGTTAATAAAGGAGATACGGTTGGAACCATTCAACTTGTCAAAAATGGAAAAGTAGTCCTTGAGAGTGAGTTAGTGGCGAAAAACGACGTCAAAGAAGCGAACTGGTGGACGCTCTATAAACGTTCATTCGGAATGTTTACCAAAGCAGGTAAGTAG
- a CDS encoding spore germination protein: MTKETEQAWPIPESLQEIEHYMKQRVGLGVSFDFGVRKLKILKKDVHFYWITGLCDTQFIIETVEELVRINDHEKLSADLFKIVENRLVNQSVSPIKTLDEMVTQVLSGLIVVVVEGANTALAVDVRSYPGRSPQEPDTEKVVRGSRDGFVENIVINTALTRRRIRDERLRFEIMKVGERSKTDIAIGYINDIADPDLVNILRKELKAIKIDGIPMADKTIEEFILKQGFNPYPLVRYTERADVAAAHLLEGHVIIYVDTSPSVIIAPTTYFHHVQHAEEFREAPVMGTFVRWSRFLGILTSIFLLPLWLLFVLEPSLLPDKLSFIGPNEQTNIPIVVQILLADFGLEFLKIAAIHTPTPLSTAMGLIAAVLIGQIAIEVGLFVPEVILYVAVAGIGTFTTPSYELSVANKIGRIVLIILVSIFHTPGFVIGATLLFIHLVTTRTLNTPYFWPFLPFEPKGFLQIIFRRAVPGSILRPSIVHPRNRYRQPPKGE, translated from the coding sequence GTGACGAAAGAGACCGAACAAGCATGGCCGATTCCTGAATCCCTGCAAGAAATTGAACATTATATGAAACAGCGGGTGGGTCTAGGTGTAAGTTTTGATTTTGGTGTTCGAAAGTTAAAAATTCTAAAAAAGGATGTCCACTTTTATTGGATAACTGGTTTATGTGATACTCAATTTATTATTGAAACTGTAGAAGAACTGGTACGCATAAATGATCATGAAAAATTGTCTGCAGACCTCTTTAAAATAGTCGAAAACAGACTCGTCAATCAATCAGTTAGTCCAATTAAAACACTTGATGAAATGGTCACCCAAGTTTTATCTGGATTAATTGTTGTGGTAGTGGAGGGAGCAAATACTGCTCTTGCCGTTGACGTCCGAAGTTATCCAGGTCGTTCTCCTCAGGAGCCAGATACTGAGAAAGTAGTTAGAGGTTCTCGTGATGGCTTTGTTGAAAATATTGTTATAAATACTGCATTAACTAGAAGAAGAATACGTGATGAACGACTGCGCTTTGAGATTATGAAGGTGGGTGAACGGTCGAAAACGGATATCGCAATTGGCTATATAAATGATATTGCAGATCCAGATTTAGTTAATATTCTCCGTAAAGAACTTAAGGCCATAAAAATAGATGGTATCCCGATGGCTGATAAAACAATAGAAGAATTCATTTTAAAACAAGGATTTAATCCTTATCCGTTAGTCAGATACACAGAACGTGCTGATGTGGCCGCTGCACATCTATTAGAAGGACATGTGATCATTTATGTGGACACATCACCAAGTGTAATCATCGCACCAACCACATATTTCCATCATGTACAACATGCAGAGGAGTTTCGTGAAGCTCCTGTTATGGGGACATTCGTCAGATGGTCTCGGTTTCTAGGCATTTTAACATCCATTTTTTTACTTCCATTATGGCTATTGTTCGTGTTAGAACCATCTTTATTGCCTGATAAATTATCGTTTATTGGACCTAACGAACAAACCAATATTCCAATAGTGGTACAGATATTATTAGCAGATTTTGGACTAGAATTTTTAAAGATAGCCGCCATACATACACCTACACCACTATCGACAGCCATGGGTTTAATTGCTGCCGTGTTGATTGGTCAGATTGCTATCGAAGTTGGTTTGTTTGTTCCTGAGGTAATATTATATGTTGCGGTTGCAGGTATTGGTACGTTTACCACACCGAGTTATGAGTTAAGTGTTGCAAATAAAATAGGCAGGATCGTATTGATCATTCTCGTTTCGATTTTCCATACACCAGGCTTCGTAATTGGTGCAACCTTGCTGTTTATTCATCTGGTAACAACTCGTACTTTAAATACACCGTATTTTTGGCCATTTCTTCCTTTTGAACCAAAGGGATTCTTGCAAATTATTTTCCGTAGGGCAGTACCAGGGTCGATTCTTCGACCAAGCATTGTTCACCCGAGGAATCGGTACCGTCAACCACCTAAAGGAGAATAA
- a CDS encoding pyrimidine-nucleoside phosphorylase, translating to MRMVDLIEKKRDGQELTTEEIKFIINGYTDGSIPDYQVSALTMAIFFQGMTEKERADLTMAMVESGDQIDLSQIEGIKVDKHSTGGVGDTTTLVLGPLVAALDVPVAKMSGRGLGHTGGTIDKLEAVKGFHVEIKNEEFIELVNKNKIAVIGQSGNLTPADKKLYALRDVTATVNSIPLIAGSIMSKKIAAGADAIVLDVKTGAGAFMKTLDDSRELAKAMVGIGNNVGRRTMAVISDMSQPLGFAIGNALEVKEAIDTLKGEGPEDLTELCLTLGSHMVYLAEKASSLAEARKMLENVIKDGSALEKFKVFLSSQGGDASIVDDPSKMPQAQFTFELEAKEDGYVSEIVADEVGTAAMILGAGRATKDSVIDLAVGLVLRKKIGDQVKKGESLVTIYSNFEDVNAVKEKLYENIIVSSEKVEAPILIHEEITL from the coding sequence ATGAGAATGGTTGACTTAATTGAGAAAAAGAGAGATGGGCAAGAACTAACCACGGAAGAAATTAAGTTTATTATCAATGGATACACGGATGGATCCATTCCAGATTATCAAGTAAGTGCATTAACCATGGCCATCTTTTTTCAAGGGATGACTGAAAAAGAAAGAGCAGATTTGACGATGGCAATGGTTGAATCGGGCGATCAAATTGATTTATCTCAAATTGAAGGAATTAAAGTGGATAAGCACTCTACTGGTGGGGTGGGAGATACAACAACCCTAGTTCTGGGTCCGCTAGTTGCTGCCCTCGATGTTCCAGTTGCAAAAATGTCAGGCCGCGGTTTAGGTCATACTGGCGGTACGATTGACAAATTAGAAGCAGTAAAAGGCTTCCATGTTGAGATTAAGAACGAGGAATTCATTGAGTTAGTTAATAAAAACAAAATAGCGGTAATTGGGCAAAGTGGCAACTTAACACCGGCTGATAAAAAGTTATATGCCTTAAGAGATGTAACAGCAACTGTTAATAGTATTCCATTAATTGCTGGCTCAATCATGAGCAAGAAAATTGCGGCTGGTGCAGATGCCATTGTCCTAGATGTAAAAACGGGTGCTGGTGCATTCATGAAGACGTTAGATGACTCAAGAGAACTGGCTAAAGCAATGGTAGGTATCGGAAACAATGTTGGAAGACGAACGATGGCTGTAATTTCTGACATGAGTCAGCCACTCGGGTTTGCGATTGGAAATGCGCTTGAAGTGAAGGAAGCGATTGATACATTAAAGGGTGAAGGTCCTGAGGACTTAACCGAGCTTTGCTTAACGCTCGGCAGTCACATGGTTTACTTAGCCGAAAAGGCAAGTTCATTAGCCGAAGCACGCAAGATGCTTGAAAATGTCATTAAAGATGGCTCTGCACTTGAGAAGTTTAAGGTCTTCCTGAGTTCTCAAGGTGGAGATGCATCGATTGTGGATGATCCTTCTAAAATGCCGCAGGCTCAATTTACATTCGAACTAGAAGCAAAGGAAGATGGGTATGTATCCGAAATCGTTGCGGATGAGGTAGGGACTGCTGCAATGATTTTAGGAGCAGGAAGAGCGACAAAAGATTCAGTCATCGATTTAGCTGTTGGACTTGTTCTAAGAAAGAAAATAGGGGACCAAGTGAAAAAAGGCGAATCATTGGTAACGATTTACAGTAACTTTGAAGATGTAAATGCAGTGAAAGAAAAACTTTATGAAAATATAATTGTTTCCTCAGAAAAAGTAGAGGCACCAATCTTAATACATGAAGAAATAACTCTATAA
- a CDS encoding purine-nucleoside phosphorylase — MNIENIQNAAGFLKEKYTNTPKVGLILGSGLGVLADEIENPVKIPYNEIPDFPISTVEGHAGQLVFGLLNGVEVVAMQGRFHFYEGYGMDKVTFPVRVMKELGVGMLIVTNAAGGVNESFEAGDLMIITDHINFMGTNPLIGPNDSKLGARFPDMSEPYSKELRAIAKEIASQIKINVKEGVYFGNPGPVYETPAEVRMVRTLGGDAVGMSTVPEVIVARHSGMKVLGISCISNMASGILDQPLTHDEVIETTERVKANFLLYIKEIVKSIAK, encoded by the coding sequence ATGAATATCGAAAACATTCAAAATGCTGCAGGATTTTTAAAAGAAAAGTACACAAATACACCAAAAGTTGGCCTAATCTTAGGTTCCGGTCTAGGGGTTTTAGCAGATGAAATTGAGAATCCCGTGAAAATACCTTATAACGAAATCCCTGATTTCCCTATTTCGACAGTTGAAGGGCATGCGGGACAGCTTGTTTTTGGCCTGCTAAATGGTGTTGAAGTTGTTGCAATGCAAGGACGTTTCCATTTCTATGAAGGCTATGGGATGGATAAAGTAACCTTCCCAGTCCGTGTTATGAAAGAACTTGGTGTAGGTATGCTGATTGTGACAAATGCAGCCGGTGGGGTAAATGAAAGCTTTGAAGCAGGAGATTTAATGATTATCACCGATCATATTAATTTTATGGGGACAAATCCATTAATCGGACCAAATGATTCCAAATTAGGCGCACGTTTCCCGGATATGTCGGAACCGTACTCAAAAGAATTGCGGGCAATTGCAAAAGAAATTGCATCTCAAATTAAGATAAATGTTAAAGAAGGCGTTTATTTTGGAAATCCAGGACCAGTGTACGAAACTCCGGCGGAAGTTAGAATGGTAAGAACACTTGGTGGCGATGCGGTGGGAATGTCTACTGTTCCTGAGGTTATTGTTGCCCGTCATAGCGGGATGAAGGTACTAGGAATTTCCTGCATTTCTAATATGGCATCAGGGATTCTTGATCAGCCATTAACACATGATGAAGTCATTGAAACAACTGAAAGAGTGAAAGCAAACTTTCTATTATATATAAAAGAAATCGTTAAAAGCATCGCAAAATAA
- a CDS encoding stage V sporulation protein AB: protein MTIKVISVMFIGLAGGLAVGSGFVAFLTVLGIIPRLTQLSKTMKMIRHYEWAVVLGALTGCAGSLRDPILGLSPYFMLPLGLVGGVFVGMLAAGLTEVLNVFPVLAKRLGIDGKIIILIMAIVLGKIVGSIFQWVYFVHH from the coding sequence ATGACGATTAAAGTAATCAGTGTAATGTTTATCGGACTTGCAGGTGGATTAGCAGTTGGTTCGGGTTTTGTAGCTTTTCTGACAGTACTTGGAATTATCCCTCGATTGACACAGTTGTCGAAAACAATGAAAATGATTCGACACTATGAATGGGCTGTAGTATTAGGAGCGCTAACAGGCTGCGCAGGAAGCTTGAGAGATCCAATATTAGGGTTATCCCCATATTTTATGTTACCTCTTGGATTGGTTGGAGGTGTATTTGTTGGGATGTTAGCCGCTGGGTTAACAGAGGTTTTAAACGTGTTCCCCGTCCTTGCAAAAAGGTTAGGAATTGATGGGAAAATTATTATTTTAATCATGGCAATTGTATTAGGGAAAATTGTTGGTTCAATTTTCCAATGGGTCTATTTTGTTCATCATTAA
- a CDS encoding stage V sporulation protein AE, producing MSIRRRVILITDGDEYAKRAVEHVAHEVGGRCITQSYGNPSALTGEELVKLIKKAANDPVLVMFDDSGLVGEGAGERALKYVATHKDIEVLGIIAVAAKTHQAEWTRIDVSIDRDGEITPYGVDKHGIPELEIGRLNGDTVYCLDELDVPIIVGIGDVGKMARRDHYERGAPITKKAVELILERSGFRDERDRTSMADS from the coding sequence ATGAGTATTCGCAGGCGGGTTATATTAATTACTGATGGTGATGAATATGCAAAAAGGGCTGTTGAGCATGTTGCACATGAAGTGGGAGGGCGTTGTATTACGCAGTCTTATGGGAATCCTTCTGCTCTAACAGGGGAGGAGCTCGTAAAATTAATTAAAAAGGCTGCTAATGACCCGGTATTAGTTATGTTTGACGACAGTGGACTTGTGGGTGAGGGAGCAGGGGAACGAGCATTAAAATATGTTGCCACTCATAAGGATATTGAAGTCTTAGGGATTATTGCGGTTGCTGCCAAAACCCACCAGGCAGAGTGGACGAGAATCGATGTAAGTATTGACCGAGATGGTGAAATAACGCCTTATGGTGTTGATAAACATGGTATACCAGAACTTGAGATAGGCAGATTAAATGGTGATACTGTATACTGCCTTGATGAATTAGATGTTCCAATTATCGTTGGAATTGGAGATGTCGGGAAAATGGCAAGGCGTGACCACTATGAGCGCGGTGCCCCCATTACGAAAAAAGCGGTAGAGCTAATACTCGAAAGGAGTGGATTTCGTGACGAAAGAGACCGAACAAGCATGGCCGATTCCTGA
- a CDS encoding stage V sporulation protein AA, with amino-acid sequence MEKTVYIRMRNRVLAKPEESIYLMDIAQIIAPESIISELKKMKVHQISVKDKNIVIIDVMKVIRLISSLIEDVDVQTIGPAQTIIEVIMKKKQMSFPFFILIWFLLFFGSAMAIMNFHDDVSMRSVQEKLYKIITGVEDTKPWIFQIPYSIGLGLGMILFFNHVFQKRINEEPSPLEVEMFNYQMDLDNYVIIHENKESMKRTNDD; translated from the coding sequence TTGGAAAAAACAGTCTACATCCGCATGCGGAATCGTGTTCTGGCAAAACCGGAAGAAAGTATCTATTTAATGGATATAGCACAAATCATTGCCCCAGAATCAATAATCTCTGAATTAAAAAAAATGAAAGTCCATCAGATATCTGTAAAGGACAAAAACATTGTCATCATTGATGTCATGAAAGTTATTCGATTGATTTCAAGTTTAATCGAGGATGTAGATGTCCAAACCATTGGACCGGCGCAAACAATTATTGAAGTAATAATGAAGAAAAAACAAATGTCGTTTCCTTTTTTTATCTTAATTTGGTTTTTATTATTTTTTGGTTCAGCAATGGCTATAATGAATTTTCATGACGATGTAAGTATGCGGAGTGTTCAGGAAAAGTTATACAAAATTATTACAGGTGTGGAAGACACCAAACCATGGATATTTCAAATCCCCTATTCAATTGGGTTAGGTCTAGGAATGATTTTATTCTTTAATCATGTATTTCAAAAAAGGATTAACGAAGAACCAAGTCCCCTGGAAGTCGAGATGTTTAACTATCAAATGGATTTAGATAACTATGTCATTATTCATGAAAATAAGGAAAGTATGAAACGTACAAATGACGATTAA